The sequence below is a genomic window from Methanothermobacter tenebrarum.
AACACCCTCAGCAGGGACTATCCCCATAGAACTGGCAATAATCATCATGATAATATTAGTTGGACGCTGGCTCGGAAAAAAATTAACAGAGAAGATAAGAGAACCGCTAGAAGAGCCCGTGCACAGCATACCAGTGAATGCGCATACTATAGAGAACGGAAAGGTCAAGGAAGCCCCTACAGAGAGTATACGACCAGGAGACCTCATACTAGTAAAAAATGGGGAGGTAATACCAACAGATGGTATAATAATAAAAGGTTCCACCATAGTACACCCAGTCATCAAAAATAGTATAGAGAAGACCCCAGGGGAAACAGTGACAGCAACAGCAATAAACATCAAAAAACCTATCCTAATAGAGGCACTAACCACCAGCAGAGGGTCGTTCATCCCCCAGCTAATAAAAATCCTAAAAAAAGAAGATAAAACCAGTATAAGAGAATCAGTAGACAAAATCGCATCCGCCCTCATAATAATAGTAATTGCAGTGGCAATACTCACATTCCTCTACTGGAAAAACATGACACCCGCACTAGAACATGCAATAACAGTACTCCTAGCAGCATCACCACATGCCATTAGATTAGCAGCACCCACCGCACTCTTGGCAGCCACAATAATATCTGCAAAGAATGGCATAATCATAAAAAACAAAAAATCATATGAGACCGCACGCCAACTAGACGCCATAGTATTCAACAAGACAGGAACCCTAACAATGGGCCAATTCAAAGTAACAGATATCATATCATTAGATGATGAAATAGATGAAGGTGACATAATCAACTATGCCGCTGCCATAGAATCCAAAAGCCAACACCCCATAGCAAAGGGTATAAGAGAAGTAGCCAACGAGCCCATACCAGCGAAAAAATCCAAACCAATCCCAGGAAAGGGCATCAAAGGATACGTAGGAGATACAAAGATCCAAATCACAAGTTACCAACACATTAAAGATCTAGGATTCCAAATAGAAAATCCAAAGATCCTAGAGATGATAGACCAAGGAAAAACACTAGCATTTATAATCATCAACGATGAACTTAAAGGGTGCATCGGACTCTCAGATAAAATAAAAAAAGGGGCGAAAAAGACAATAAAAACCCTTAAAGACAAGGGGATAAAATGTATAATGTTAACAGGAGACCATAAGAAAGTCGCAGAACCCATTGCCAAGGAACTCGGATTAGACGAATACCATGCAGAACTCACAAAAGAAGAAAAGGCCAAAAAAATCGAGAAAATGCAAGAAGATGGGCTGAAGGTTGGGATGATAGGCCAATCAGATGACACACCAGCCCTAAAACAGGCAGATCTTGGGATAACCATGGGGACAGGCCATAAACTAGATATTGAAGGCGCTGATATCATCATCCCATGGGGAACGCCATCAGATATTCTAAGTATATTGGAAATCGCCACAGTAGCCCATAATAAGATAAAAGAAAACCTCACATGGGCTGCGATCTACAACATTATAGCAATACCCCTCACCACAGGAATACTATACAAACAAATAAACCCACCCCTAGGAGCTGCTCTAATGGTCCTCAGCATTATAATCCCCATATTAAATTCTAAAACCATAATAAGAGGTGAAAAAGCATGAAAAAAACCCTTAAGAATTTAATTAAAGCTTTTATTGGTGAAAGCCAAGCAAGGAATAGGTACACATTCTATGCTAAGATAGCTAAAAAGGAAGGATTTGAACAAATCTCGGAAATATTCCTAATAACAGCGGATAATGAAAGAGAACATGCAAAATGGTTATTCCGGATGATACAAGAACTAAAAGGAGCCGATGATTCTATAACAGTGGAGGCAGAAGCCCCACTCACACTATCAAACACCGCAGAGAATCTCAAAGCGGCTATAAAAGGGGAGAATTATGAGCATAGCGAAATGTACCCAGAATTTGCAGATACCGCGGAAGAAGAAGGGTACCATGATATAGCTAAACGCTTAAGGGCCATAGCAACCGCTGAAAAACACCACGAAGAAAGGTACAAAAAACTCCTAGAACTCGTAGAGTCCAATAAAGTTTACCAGAAAGACGAAGAAGTCATATGGACTTGTAGAAAATGCGGCTACACACACAAGGGCAAAAAACCACCTGAAAAGTGTCCATCATGCGACCATCCAAGCAGATATTTCCAGATAAAATGTGAAAAATACTAAAGGAGGAGAAAATTGACGAGTATAAATCAAATATTCAGATGCAACATATGCGGGAACATAGTCGAAGTTCTCAACCCCGGTGAAGGGCGCCTAGTATGCTGTGACCAGCCAATGGAGCTACTCTTAGCAAGACACACAGACGTGGGCCCAGAGAAACACATCCCCATAATAGAAGAGATAGAAGAAGGCCTAAAAGTGAAAGTTGGCGAAACAGCCCATCCAATGGAGGAAAACCACCACATCCAATGGGTAGAAATCATAATAGATGATAAGGTGTTAAGGAAAACCCTCAAAGCAGGTGACAAACCAGAGGCAACATTCAAGGAAAAACCATCCAAGAAAATCATGGTAAGATCATATTGTAACATACATGGACTATGGCACGATTAAAAAGAGTACCAGCCCCTCCATGGGTTCACAATTATCATTTAGGTCGATTATCAAGGTTGAACAGCACCTAGATTGGTGGGTTTCTCTTGCAGAGGGAGTAGGGAAGATGAAGAGGGGACTGTTATTAGCCATTATACTTATAATCGTCTTTTGTAGTGGGTGCGTTTCTAATATAGGTGAAATAAACAAGTTATCAGGGGATATCAACCAACACATTAAAAAGGGTGATGAATATTATAATGGGGCTGCAGAGGATGTGAATAATTATAGGCTGGATAGCGCTCGTGAAAAGTGCGAATCAGCATCATCTGAATATAACGCGGCCCGACTTTTAACATCCGAGGCCATGGCATATGCAGAAGATTCAGGGGATGAGGTGCTCATAGAATACTTAAAACTTGTATTAGCAGAAATAGATGCGAAATTGAACGCCACATCCGAACTTAAGAATGCCATACAACTCCTTAGCATGGATGAGGTAACATCAGCCAATAACAGTCTAGACCTTGCGAATAAGTTCATGTATGAGGCTAAAGATTATGAAAGGCAACGAGACGAACTAGTAAATAAAAATCCCCAAAAGTTTAACATCTAAAACCCCCCCAACTAATATTGTACCTGGGATATCTAAGGGGGCCCCCTAATGTGGGGGGTAATGAGCATCCAGTCGGTACATTGAACTTGGACCGTTCCACAAAATAGAATATCCTGATACAACCAAGGGGATAATTTAAGATGGGCATGGTTGCACAGCCAATATTGGACATTCTAACACTGAGAATACCAGTGTCACCAGCCACTTTTATATTTTGAAAATAGATTATTAGGATGCCGGGGGTAGAATCCCCCCAATAATGATAAACTTTAAAGGGTTAGAATATTATGGGGAAAGCTTGGATACTCATATTAACATTCATCATAGCTGGTGTTTTATCCTTTTTAATTTTTTATCAGCCAAGTGAAAAAGCGGGTGAAATTATTATAGGCGAAAACGAATATGGGAAGGTTATACGGGAAGGACCATTCGGAGACCCGAACTCTCCTGATAGAATAGCTTATATAGTTGGGGTGCACCCCCAAGAGTCTCAGGCCCATGAGGCCATCATGAAGGCCATAATGAGAGAAGACAAATCTTTAAGGAAATGTTATTACATCTATAGGGTTAATGTTACAAAAAATCCAGAGGATTATGAAGAGGGAAGGTTGAACGGACAATTACTAGCCAGAGAGTATGTTGTCCCAGACATAGAGAGGATGTCAATAAAACTCGTGGTTGATGTTCACTCTAATGTGGGCCATTATGAAGAAAGAAGGTTCCTTTTTGTCCCATATCATTCTGATGAGACTAGGAGAATTGCTAATATAATAGATGATAGGATTGACTGGTTAAAAGTATATGAGCCCCCAAACCCGACTAGTCCAGAATATGTTACCATCCCTTTAATCAAGAGGGGCATACCAGCAATAGTTTATGAAACATGCACCTATGAGACTCCAGAACAAACATTTAAACAGGCAATGGAGCTTGTATTAGTAATAGATGGCCTATCTTTTTGAGCGAAGCCCATGGTACATATAAGATGTAGTATAATACTTTTGGCCGATAGTTTTAAATAGTATCGTGTGTTTAAAATTTTGTGTGGTGTTATCTTTGAAGAAGTATAAGTGTAAGGTTTGTGGATATGTTTATGACCCAGAGAAGGGCGAGCCGCGTAGGGACACGCCCCCAGGAACGCCTTTTGAGGATTTACCCGATTTGTGGAAGTGCCCCTCTTGCGGGGCTCCTAAGAGGATGTTTAAACCATTAGATTAAAAGAATATGTGGGGGGTTAATTTTCAATGGATAAATACAAGTGCCAAATGTGCGGATATATTTATGACCCAGAGGAGGGTGACCCAAACCATGGTATAAAACCTGGAACACCCTTCGAGGATCTGCCAGATGATTGGACTTGTCCCATTTGTGGGGTGGGAAAGGACCAATTCGAGAAGATCGATTAGAATGGCAATTAAAAAAATAGCAGAGGACGTTTACGCCCTTCAAAGCTTCGACTGGGATAGGAGGACCTTCGATAGCATATTAGAAACTCCTAAGGGTACAACATATAATTCTTTTTTGATAAAAGACGAGAAGAACATCCTAATAGATTCGACGGAACCCTCAATGGCAGGGGAACTATTAGAGGATCTTGAATCCTTAGACGTTCAAATAGATTATATAATATCACAACATGCAGAGCAAGATCACTCAGGTGCAATACCCGCCCTATTAAGAGAATACCCCAATGCCAAGATCCTGGGGACAAAGGCATGCAAAGAACTCCTAGAAAACCTACTAGGAATCCCAGCTGATAAAATCCAGAGTATAGAAGATGGACAAACATTATCGGCCGGCCACCACCAACTAAATTTTATAGTAACTCCATGGGTTCACTGGCCAGACACCATGGTAACATATCTCTTACCAGAGGCTATACTATTCTCCTGCGACTTTTTTGCATCACACTTTGCAACAACTAAGACAATATCAAGGTTAGAGGACATCCAAGAGGAGGCTAAAAGATACTATGCACATATAATGATGCCATTTTCCCAGATGGTGCAAGGAAACCTCGAAAAACTCAGAGACCTTGAAATAAAAATGATAGCACCATCACACGGCCCTATCATAGAAAAACCAGAAATCATACTAGGCCTTTATGAGGGATGGTCATCCCAGAGAGCAAATAAGGTGGTTATAGCCTATATTTCAATGCATGGAAGCACGGAACTCATGGTCAAACACATTGCAAGGATGCTAATGGACTTGGATGTTGAAATCAGAGTATTAAACCTTGCAAATACTAATACAGGGGAGCTTATAATGGAACTTGTCGATTCAAAGGCCATGATCATAGCATCCCCCACAGTATTAACTAGGCCGCATCCACGTATAGCCTCAATATTATACCTTGTTAACATGCTCAAACCACCAATAAAATACGTTGCATTGATAGGATCCTATGGTTGGGGCACCCTCATCGAAAAAGAAACCAGGAACTTACTCGGGACCATCAATGTTGAATTCTTGGAGCCTGTACTCATAAAGGGCAAACCAGGCAAAGAAGATTTTGAAAAGTTAGACGAACTTGCACATGAAATTAAAGAAAAAATAGGGAGATGATGAAAAATGATAAGTGAAAGGATGGAAGAAGCCTTGAACCGGCAATTGAATGCAGAATTATATTCAGCCTACCTGTATCTTTCGATGGCTGCATATTATGAGGCTTCTGACTTGCCAGGATTCGCTAATTGGATGCGAGTCCAAGCACAAGAGGAATTAACCCATGCCATGAAGTTCTTCGATTATATAGTCCAAAGTGATGGCCGAGTAATCCTCGAAACGATCGAAAAACCCCCTGAGGAATGGGAATCCCCATTAGATGTTAGTAAACATGTACTAGAGCATGAAAGGAAGGTCACAGGACTAATAAATGATCTCGTGGATTTGGCTTTGGAGGAGAAAGATCACGCCACCTACAATTTCCTCCAATGGTTCGTCGCGGAACAAGTTGAAGAAGAGAACTCAGCAAAGGAACTCCTCAGGAAGGTTAAACTAGCATCCGAATCACCAGCGGGCCTCCTAATGGTAGATAACGAGCTCGCTGGGAGAGTATTTAACCCACCAACAGATAAGGAGGGATAAGATATGGAAGATGAAAAGGAGGGAATGCCCCTTATAGGGGATAAATTCCCGGAAATGGAAGTGCAAACAACACATGGGATGATGAAACTCCCAACAGAATACAAGGGAAAATGGTTCATACTATTCAGCCACCCAGCAGATTTCACACCAGTCTGCACAACAGAATTTGTAGCATTCCAGAAAAGATACCCAAAATTCAGGGAACTAAACTGTGAACTAATAGGATTAAGCGTAGACCAAGTATTCTCACACCTAAAATGGACAGAATGGATAAAAGAAAACCTAGAAGTA
It includes:
- a CDS encoding desulfoferrodoxin, whose amino-acid sequence is MTSINQIFRCNICGNIVEVLNPGEGRLVCCDQPMELLLARHTDVGPEKHIPIIEEIEEGLKVKVGETAHPMEENHHIQWVEIIIDDKVLRKTLKAGDKPEATFKEKPSKKIMVRSYCNIHGLWHD
- a CDS encoding FprA family A-type flavoprotein, translating into MAIKKIAEDVYALQSFDWDRRTFDSILETPKGTTYNSFLIKDEKNILIDSTEPSMAGELLEDLESLDVQIDYIISQHAEQDHSGAIPALLREYPNAKILGTKACKELLENLLGIPADKIQSIEDGQTLSAGHHQLNFIVTPWVHWPDTMVTYLLPEAILFSCDFFASHFATTKTISRLEDIQEEAKRYYAHIMMPFSQMVQGNLEKLRDLEIKMIAPSHGPIIEKPEIILGLYEGWSSQRANKVVIAYISMHGSTELMVKHIARMLMDLDVEIRVLNLANTNTGELIMELVDSKAMIIASPTVLTRPHPRIASILYLVNMLKPPIKYVALIGSYGWGTLIEKETRNLLGTINVEFLEPVLIKGKPGKEDFEKLDELAHEIKEKIGR
- a CDS encoding heavy metal translocating P-type ATPase: METFKKRLIICTLLTIAIIAIVGFRLGYWATILLSSIIFFYGGYPFFKDTFRELKDRKLGSMSLAIIAITAAYLYIILTPSAGTIPIELAIIIMIILVGRWLGKKLTEKIREPLEEPVHSIPVNAHTIENGKVKEAPTESIRPGDLILVKNGEVIPTDGIIIKGSTIVHPVIKNSIEKTPGETVTATAINIKKPILIEALTTSRGSFIPQLIKILKKEDKTSIRESVDKIASALIIIVIAVAILTFLYWKNMTPALEHAITVLLAASPHAIRLAAPTALLAATIISAKNGIIIKNKKSYETARQLDAIVFNKTGTLTMGQFKVTDIISLDDEIDEGDIINYAAAIESKSQHPIAKGIREVANEPIPAKKSKPIPGKGIKGYVGDTKIQITSYQHIKDLGFQIENPKILEMIDQGKTLAFIIINDELKGCIGLSDKIKKGAKKTIKTLKDKGIKCIMLTGDHKKVAEPIAKELGLDEYHAELTKEEKAKKIEKMQEDGLKVGMIGQSDDTPALKQADLGITMGTGHKLDIEGADIIIPWGTPSDILSILEIATVAHNKIKENLTWAAIYNIIAIPLTTGILYKQINPPLGAALMVLSIIIPILNSKTIIRGEKA
- a CDS encoding rubredoxin, producing the protein MKKYKCKVCGYVYDPEKGEPRRDTPPGTPFEDLPDLWKCPSCGAPKRMFKPLD
- a CDS encoding ferritin, with product MISERMEEALNRQLNAELYSAYLYLSMAAYYEASDLPGFANWMRVQAQEELTHAMKFFDYIVQSDGRVILETIEKPPEEWESPLDVSKHVLEHERKVTGLINDLVDLALEEKDHATYNFLQWFVAEQVEEENSAKELLRKVKLASESPAGLLMVDNELAGRVFNPPTDKEG
- the rbr gene encoding rubrerythrin, which encodes MKKTLKNLIKAFIGESQARNRYTFYAKIAKKEGFEQISEIFLITADNEREHAKWLFRMIQELKGADDSITVEAEAPLTLSNTAENLKAAIKGENYEHSEMYPEFADTAEEEGYHDIAKRLRAIATAEKHHEERYKKLLELVESNKVYQKDEEVIWTCRKCGYTHKGKKPPEKCPSCDHPSRYFQIKCEKY
- the rd gene encoding rubredoxin → MDKYKCQMCGYIYDPEEGDPNHGIKPGTPFEDLPDDWTCPICGVGKDQFEKID